The window GCTAAACGACTTACCAAATCATATCGTTTTCAAAAAAATACGTGACAAGTTAGATTCCGGGGCCAACAAAAACGAAAGAGGGGTCGCCAAAAACCTCACCTTTTGTTTGGGTGGGGATTTTTTCGTATGGGATGATGCAGACCGCGTGTTTTACACGACCAACTTGAGACAGTTGAACTCGGATGACAGTCGCAGTTGCGGGAAATATCAGACGTTGCTGTGCATCAACCCTCCGCTCTTCGAGGTGTGCCAGGTTTTGCTAAGTCCAACGCAGCACTACGTCGCGCTCGTCGGGCAGCGGGGCGTCTCTGTGCTGGAACTTCCTCAGCGGTGGGGTAAGAGGTCCGAATTCGAGGGCGGACGGAGCGAAATCAACTGCAAGACTGTTCCGGTGGCGGAGCGCTTCTTCACCAGCTCACCGTCCGTGAATCTGCGGCAGGCGGCTTGGTACCCCAGCGTGACCGACGAGCCCCACCTCGTGCTGCTCACGTCCGACAACACCATCAGGTTCTACGGCTTGAGGTCGCCCCAGACGCCGGCCAAAGTGTTGGCCGTGTCGCAGTCTGAAGATGACAGCAGCGCCCATGCTCCGGTCTGTTCCTATGCAGCATCTCTGGGCGAGATAGCAGTGGCGTTTGACTTCGGGCTGATTTCGAACCCCCCTCGGCAGCTGGCAGCACAGTGGTCCAAACAAGAGCAGGTCTATCCTCTGTACATCCTGTACGGAAACGGGGAGACCTATGTGAGCTACATGAGCCAGGCAAACGGTGTGAATGTAAGTAAACCAGTTGGACCCCTCCCCATGTATCCTGCAGCAGAGGATAACTATGGTTACGATGCTTGTGCCATTCTGTGCCTGCCATGTGTGCCCAGTATCCTGGTCATCGCCACAGAAACGGGCACGCTGTACCACTGTGTAGTGCTGGAgtctgaagaagaggaggagacagggggAGTGGAAAAGTGGATCCAAGGCACAGAGGCAGTGCCAGCTCTCTATGTCTTTGAGTGTGTCGAGTTAGAGCTCACCCTCAAAGTAGCCACAGGCGAGGATGAGGAGCCTCAAGAGTTTGATTTCACCTGCCCAATCAGGCTGCACAAAGACCCCCTGTGCCAGCACAGGTATCATTGCACCCATGAAGCAGGTGTGCACAGTGTGGGGCTAATCTGGGTCAACAAGCTGCAGAAGTTCCTCAAGTCAAATGAGGAGAATAAGGACAGTCTCCAGGAGCTGGCAGCTGAGAAGCGCTGTATTGTAGAGCACATTCTTTGTACCAGGCCTCTCCTAACCAGTCAGTCAGCTCCAGTTCGTGGCTTTTTGGTTGTGTCTGATCTTTCCCTGGGTGCCACCATGATCTGCATCACTAGCACCTACGAGTGCATCCTGTTGCCCCTGCTGAGCTCTATTCGCCCTCCCTCGCCTCCCCTGCTCTGTTCCAATCCGGGTCCAGGGTCTGCTAGCTCCCCTCTGCGTGGGCTGGCCAATGACTCTTTTGAGCAGCACATCCGCAACATCCTGGCACGCAGCTCCACCAATCCTCTTGTACTCAAGGCGGGGGACAAGGACACATCTCCACCACCAGCAGAGTGTCTGCAGCTCCTCAGCAGAGCCACACAGGTCTTCCGTGAGGAGTACATTCTCAAGCAGGACATGGCCCGCGAAGAGATGCAGAGAAGGGTAAAACTCCTGAGAGGCCAGAAGAACAAGCAGCTGGAAGAGCTGTCTCtgtgcagggaggagaggaagagtctgagagaggcagcagagaggtTGGCTGATAAGTATGAAGATGCAAA of the Toxotes jaculatrix isolate fToxJac2 chromosome 9, fToxJac2.pri, whole genome shotgun sequence genome contains:
- the nup88 gene encoding nucleoporin 88; this translates as MAAFGGERWLNDLPNHIVFKKIRDKLDSGANKNERGVAKNLTFCLGGDFFVWDDADRVFYTTNLRQLNSDDSRSCGKYQTLLCINPPLFEVCQVLLSPTQHYVALVGQRGVSVLELPQRWGKRSEFEGGRSEINCKTVPVAERFFTSSPSVNLRQAAWYPSVTDEPHLVLLTSDNTIRFYGLRSPQTPAKVLAVSQSEDDSSAHAPVCSYAASLGEIAVAFDFGLISNPPRQLAAQWSKQEQVYPLYILYGNGETYVSYMSQANGVNVSKPVGPLPMYPAAEDNYGYDACAILCLPCVPSILVIATETGTLYHCVVLESEEEEETGGVEKWIQGTEAVPALYVFECVELELTLKVATGEDEEPQEFDFTCPIRLHKDPLCQHRYHCTHEAGVHSVGLIWVNKLQKFLKSNEENKDSLQELAAEKRCIVEHILCTRPLLTSQSAPVRGFLVVSDLSLGATMICITSTYECILLPLLSSIRPPSPPLLCSNPGPGSASSPLRGLANDSFEQHIRNILARSSTNPLVLKAGDKDTSPPPAECLQLLSRATQVFREEYILKQDMAREEMQRRVKLLRGQKNKQLEELSLCREERKSLREAAERLADKYEDAKYRQETIMNRVKKVLGSLQSQLPILSNSEKDMKKELQTISDQLKHLNNLIKQVNMKMEYQKTQVDKDVPGARTTVSLNAHQKKAVQDVLREQGQQIGDMMKQIKDIKNHSSF